The proteins below come from a single Streptomyces sp. M92 genomic window:
- a CDS encoding MarR family winged helix-turn-helix transcriptional regulator, translating into MPKPLSLSFDPIARADELWKQRWGGVPSMAAITSIMRAHQILLAEVDAVVKPYGLTFARYEALVLLTFSKSGELPMSKIGERLMVHPTSVTNTVDRLVRSGLVDKRPNPNDGRGTLATITDKGREVVESATRDLMAMDFGLGAYDAEECGEIFAMLRPLRVAAGDFEEA; encoded by the coding sequence GTGCCGAAGCCCCTCAGTCTCTCCTTCGACCCCATCGCCCGCGCCGACGAACTGTGGAAGCAGCGCTGGGGCGGCGTGCCGTCCATGGCCGCGATCACCTCGATCATGCGGGCGCACCAGATCCTGCTGGCCGAGGTGGACGCGGTGGTCAAGCCGTACGGGCTGACCTTCGCGCGCTACGAGGCGCTGGTGCTGCTGACCTTCTCCAAATCGGGCGAGCTGCCGATGTCCAAGATCGGCGAGCGTCTGATGGTGCACCCCACCTCCGTGACGAACACCGTCGACCGGCTGGTGCGGTCCGGCCTGGTCGACAAGCGCCCCAACCCCAACGACGGCCGCGGCACCCTCGCCACCATCACCGACAAGGGCCGCGAGGTGGTCGAGTCGGCCACCCGCGACCTCATGGCGATGGACTTCGGCCTGGGCGCGTACGACGCCGAGGAGTGCGGCGAGATCTTCGCGATGCTGAGGCCGCTGCGGGTCGCGGCGGGCGACTTCGAAGAGGCCTGA
- a CDS encoding MTH1187 family thiamine-binding protein, whose product MIVAFSVTPLGVGEDVGEYVADAVRVVRESGLPNRTDAMFTSVEGEWDEVMDVVRRAVAAVEARASRVSLVLKADIRPGVTDGLTAKVETVERHLAE is encoded by the coding sequence ATGATCGTCGCCTTCTCCGTGACGCCGCTCGGCGTCGGCGAGGACGTGGGGGAGTACGTCGCCGACGCCGTCCGGGTGGTCCGCGAGTCGGGCCTGCCGAACCGCACCGACGCGATGTTCACGTCGGTCGAGGGCGAGTGGGACGAGGTCATGGACGTCGTCCGGCGTGCCGTCGCCGCCGTCGAGGCCCGGGCGTCGCGCGTCTCCCTGGTCCTCAAGGCGGACATCCGCCCCGGTGTGACGGACGGTCTCACCGCCAAGGTGGAGACCGTGGAGCGGCACCTCGCCGAGTAG
- a CDS encoding AIM24 family protein: MAFREINTKMVQAAVAPGQRLFSQRGAMLAYQGDVSFTPNMSGGRGGVVSMIGRRVANEDTPLMTVEGSGTVLFGHGGHHVQVIELSGDTLYVEADRLLAFEGTLEQNTVFLGSEGGVMGMVRGQVSGQGLFTTTLRGHGSVAVMAHGGVFEVPITPQRPVRVDPQAYVAHHGDVRNKLSTALGWRDMVGRGSGEAFQLELSGSGTVFVQASEEKL, encoded by the coding sequence ATGGCCTTCCGGGAGATCAACACGAAGATGGTGCAGGCGGCGGTGGCGCCCGGGCAGCGGCTGTTCAGTCAGCGCGGGGCGATGCTCGCCTACCAGGGGGACGTGTCCTTCACCCCGAACATGAGCGGCGGGCGGGGCGGTGTGGTGTCGATGATCGGGCGCCGGGTGGCGAACGAGGACACGCCGCTGATGACCGTCGAGGGCAGCGGCACGGTGCTCTTCGGGCACGGCGGCCATCACGTGCAGGTGATCGAACTCTCCGGCGACACGCTGTACGTGGAGGCGGACCGGTTGCTCGCCTTCGAGGGCACGCTGGAGCAGAACACCGTGTTCCTGGGCTCGGAGGGCGGGGTGATGGGCATGGTGCGGGGCCAGGTGAGCGGGCAGGGGCTCTTCACGACGACGCTGCGGGGTCACGGCTCGGTGGCGGTGATGGCGCACGGCGGTGTCTTCGAGGTGCCGATCACCCCGCAGCGTCCGGTGCGCGTGGACCCGCAGGCCTACGTCGCCCACCACGGCGACGTGCGCAACAAGCTGTCCACGGCGCTGGGCTGGCGGGACATGGTGGGGCGCGGCTCCGGCGAGGCGTTCCAGCTGGAGCTGAGCGGCAGTGGCACGGTGTTCGTCCAGGCCTCGGAGGAGAAGCTGTGA
- a CDS encoding DUF3817 domain-containing protein, which produces MDLKTASALRRLRLVSSPEAISFLLLLVCSVLKRTTDFNAVPVMGAVHGFLFVLYVIFWADAWNRAKWSFGTAAFYFVMSVLPTGGFFAERRLKREAESAVIASRARQEGIVGA; this is translated from the coding sequence GTGGACCTCAAGACCGCCTCCGCCCTCCGCCGCCTCCGCCTGGTCTCCAGCCCCGAGGCGATCTCGTTCCTGCTGCTGCTGGTGTGCTCCGTGCTGAAGCGGACCACCGACTTCAACGCGGTGCCCGTGATGGGCGCGGTCCACGGCTTCCTCTTCGTCCTGTACGTGATCTTCTGGGCGGACGCCTGGAACCGCGCCAAGTGGTCCTTCGGCACCGCCGCCTTCTACTTCGTCATGTCGGTCCTGCCGACCGGCGGCTTCTTCGCCGAGCGCAGGCTCAAGCGCGAGGCCGAGAGCGCGGTCATCGCCTCCCGTGCCCGCCAGGAAGGGATCGTGGGCGCATGA
- a CDS encoding AIM24 family protein, which yields MSAVHHDPATLPADDNVNPYTFCVELKGSQWFLQKGKMIAYYGAIEFNGVGHGRLDRLMRTSFHSPLHASDWVVAEGSGKMLLADRAFDVNSYDLEDGNLTIRSGNLLAFQPSLALKQSIVPGFLTLIGTGKFVAASNGPVVFMEPPIRVDPQALVGWADCPSPCHHYDHGYMTGLLGGLRAMTGLGGASGEEHQFEFAGAGTVLLQSSETLMPEQATGVAPQQAGVPGGGASGGQGGRPGVPGLPGQLGDLQRRFGL from the coding sequence GTGAGCGCGGTGCACCACGACCCGGCGACCCTGCCGGCGGACGACAACGTCAATCCGTACACCTTCTGCGTGGAGCTCAAGGGGAGCCAGTGGTTCCTGCAGAAGGGGAAGATGATCGCCTACTACGGGGCGATCGAGTTCAACGGGGTCGGGCACGGGCGGCTGGACCGTCTGATGCGTACGTCGTTCCATTCGCCTCTGCACGCGAGCGACTGGGTCGTCGCCGAGGGCTCGGGCAAGATGCTCCTCGCCGACCGGGCGTTCGATGTGAATTCGTACGACCTCGAGGACGGCAACCTGACCATTCGCTCGGGCAACCTGCTCGCTTTTCAGCCAAGTCTTGCTCTCAAACAGTCGATCGTGCCGGGTTTTCTGACCCTGATCGGAACCGGAAAGTTCGTGGCCGCGTCGAACGGTCCGGTGGTGTTCATGGAGCCGCCGATCCGGGTCGACCCGCAGGCCCTGGTCGGCTGGGCGGACTGCCCGTCTCCGTGCCACCACTACGACCACGGGTACATGACCGGCCTGCTGGGCGGTCTACGTGCGATGACGGGGCTCGGCGGGGCCTCCGGGGAGGAGCACCAGTTCGAGTTCGCCGGCGCGGGGACGGTGCTGCTGCAGTCGAGCGAGACGCTGATGCCGGAGCAGGCCACGGGGGTCGCTCCGCAGCAGGCGGGGGTGCCCGGAGGGGGTGCTTCCGGGGGTCAGGGAGGCCGGCCCGGGGTACCGGGGCTTCCCGGACAGCTGGGGGACCTCCAGCGCCGCTTCGGGCTGTGA
- a CDS encoding AIM24 family protein — protein sequence MFRLQGSKVLAVDMTGDAVKAKNGSMVAYDGEMAFKKLSGGGEGLRGMVTRRITGEQMTVMEVKGHGTCWFADRASEINLVGLQGDKLYVESSNFLAADAGLRTGTSFTGTRGASQGNGLFTTTVEGHGQVAIMSDGPAVVLRVSAQYPLTVDPGAYVAHQGNLRQSFQSGVTFRTLFGEGGGEAFQIRFEGDGLVYVQPSERNTIAGDV from the coding sequence ATGTTCCGACTTCAGGGAAGCAAGGTACTCGCCGTCGACATGACCGGGGACGCCGTGAAGGCGAAGAACGGCTCGATGGTCGCGTACGACGGGGAGATGGCCTTCAAGAAGCTGAGCGGCGGCGGTGAGGGCCTCCGGGGCATGGTGACCCGGCGGATCACCGGCGAGCAGATGACGGTGATGGAGGTGAAGGGGCACGGTACCTGCTGGTTCGCGGACCGGGCCTCGGAGATCAACCTCGTCGGCCTCCAGGGCGACAAGCTGTACGTCGAGTCGAGCAACTTCCTGGCGGCCGACGCCGGGCTGCGGACCGGCACCAGCTTCACGGGGACGCGCGGCGCCTCGCAGGGCAACGGGCTGTTCACCACGACCGTGGAGGGGCACGGGCAGGTGGCGATCATGTCGGACGGGCCGGCGGTGGTGCTGCGGGTCAGCGCGCAGTACCCGCTGACCGTCGACCCCGGGGCGTACGTCGCGCACCAGGGGAACCTGCGGCAGTCCTTCCAGTCGGGTGTGACCTTCCGCACGCTGTTCGGTGAGGGCGGCGGGGAGGCCTTCCAGATCCGGTTCGAGGGCGACGGGCTGGTGTACGTGCAGCCGAGCGAGCGGAACACGATCGCGGGGGATGTGTGA
- a CDS encoding MarR family winged helix-turn-helix transcriptional regulator, translating to METETATRWLTDTEQCAWRTHLEVNRLLTHQLEKDLQPFGLTMNDYEILVNLSESEGDRMRMSDLATATMQSKSRLSHQITRMENADLVRRENCESDRRGLYAVLTEHGLETMRKVAPHHVASVRRHFIDLLAPEALTELDKALKPIAEHLRGQRGRP from the coding sequence ATGGAGACCGAGACGGCCACCCGCTGGCTGACCGATACGGAGCAGTGTGCTTGGCGCACCCACCTGGAGGTCAACAGGCTGTTGACGCACCAGCTCGAGAAGGACCTGCAGCCGTTCGGCCTGACGATGAACGACTACGAGATCCTGGTGAACCTCTCCGAGTCGGAGGGCGACCGCATGCGGATGAGCGATCTGGCCACCGCCACGATGCAGTCGAAGAGCCGCCTCTCCCACCAGATCACCCGCATGGAGAACGCGGACCTGGTCCGGCGGGAGAACTGCGAGTCCGACCGCCGCGGGCTCTACGCCGTCCTCACCGAGCACGGCCTGGAGACGATGCGGAAGGTCGCCCCGCACCACGTGGCGTCCGTCCGCCGGCACTTCATCGACCTGCTGGCCCCCGAGGCCCTGACGGAGCTGGACAAGGCCCTCAAGCCGATCGCGGAGCACCTGCGCGGGCAGCGCGGTCGCCCTTGA
- a CDS encoding acyl-CoA mutase large subunit family protein produces the protein MDADAIEEGRLRWQARYDAARKRDADFTTLSGDPVEPVYGPRPGDSYEGFERIGWPGEYPFTRGLHPTGYRGRTWTIRQFAGFGNAEQTNERYKMILRNGGGGLSVAFDMPTLMGRDSDDPRSLGEVGHCGVAIDSAADMEVLFKDIPLGDVTTSMTISGPAVPVFCMYLVAAERQGVDASVLNGTLQTDIFKEYIAQKEWLFQPEPHLRLIGDLMEYCAAGIPAYKPLSVSGYHIREAGATAAQELAYTLADGFGYVELGLSRGLDVDVFAPGLSFFFDAHLDFFEEIAKFRAARRIWARWMRDVYGAKSDKAQWLRFHTQTAGVSLTAQQPYNNVVRTAVEALAAVLGGTNSLHTNALDETLALPSEQAAEIALRTQQVLMEETGVANVADPLGGSWFIEQLTDRIEADAEKIFEQIKERGLRAHPDGQHPVGPITSGLLRGIEDGWFTGEIAESAFRYQQALEKDDKKVVGVNVHTGSVTGDLEILRVSHEVEREQVRVLGERRAARDDAAVRGALDAMLAAARSGGNMIEPMLDAVRAEATLGEICGVLRDEWGVYTEPAGF, from the coding sequence ATGGATGCTGACGCCATAGAGGAGGGCCGCCTTCGCTGGCAGGCCCGGTACGACGCGGCGCGCAAGCGCGACGCCGACTTCACCACGCTCTCCGGCGATCCCGTGGAGCCGGTGTACGGGCCCAGGCCCGGGGACTCCTACGAGGGCTTCGAGCGGATCGGCTGGCCGGGGGAGTACCCCTTCACCCGGGGTCTGCATCCGACCGGGTACCGGGGGCGCACGTGGACCATCCGGCAGTTCGCCGGGTTCGGCAACGCAGAGCAGACCAACGAGCGCTACAAGATGATCCTCCGCAACGGCGGCGGCGGACTCTCGGTCGCCTTCGACATGCCGACCCTGATGGGCCGCGACTCCGACGACCCGCGCTCCCTCGGCGAGGTCGGGCACTGCGGCGTGGCCATCGACTCGGCCGCCGACATGGAGGTGCTGTTCAAGGACATCCCGCTCGGTGACGTGACGACCTCCATGACGATCAGCGGGCCCGCCGTGCCCGTGTTCTGCATGTACCTGGTCGCCGCCGAACGCCAGGGCGTGGACGCGTCCGTGCTCAACGGCACGCTCCAGACCGACATCTTCAAGGAGTACATCGCGCAGAAGGAGTGGCTCTTCCAGCCCGAGCCGCACCTGCGCCTGATCGGCGACCTGATGGAGTACTGCGCGGCCGGCATCCCCGCCTACAAGCCGCTCTCCGTCTCCGGCTACCACATCCGCGAGGCCGGGGCGACGGCCGCGCAGGAGCTGGCCTACACCCTGGCCGACGGCTTCGGGTACGTGGAGCTGGGCCTCAGCCGCGGACTGGACGTGGACGTCTTCGCGCCCGGCCTCTCCTTCTTCTTCGACGCCCACCTCGACTTCTTCGAGGAGATCGCCAAGTTCCGCGCGGCCCGCAGGATCTGGGCGCGGTGGATGCGGGACGTGTACGGCGCGAAGTCCGACAAGGCGCAGTGGCTGCGCTTCCACACGCAGACCGCCGGTGTCTCGCTGACCGCGCAGCAGCCGTACAACAACGTGGTGCGTACGGCGGTGGAGGCGCTGGCGGCGGTGCTCGGCGGGACGAACTCCCTGCACACCAACGCCCTGGACGAGACCCTCGCGCTGCCCAGCGAGCAGGCCGCGGAGATCGCCCTGCGCACCCAGCAGGTGCTCATGGAGGAGACCGGGGTCGCCAACGTCGCCGACCCGCTGGGCGGCTCCTGGTTCATCGAGCAGCTGACCGACCGGATCGAGGCCGACGCCGAGAAGATCTTCGAGCAGATCAAGGAACGGGGGCTGCGGGCCCACCCCGACGGGCAGCACCCCGTCGGGCCGATCACCTCCGGTCTCCTGCGCGGCATCGAGGACGGCTGGTTCACCGGCGAGATCGCCGAGTCCGCCTTCCGTTACCAGCAGGCGCTGGAGAAGGACGACAAGAAGGTCGTCGGCGTCAACGTCCACACCGGTTCCGTCACCGGCGACCTGGAGATCCTGCGCGTCAGCCACGAGGTGGAGCGCGAGCAGGTGCGGGTGCTGGGGGAGCGCAGGGCGGCGCGGGACGACGCGGCCGTACGCGGTGCGCTGGACGCGATGCTGGCCGCCGCCCGCTCCGGCGGGAACATGATCGAGCCGATGCTGGACGCGGTGCGCGCGGAGGCGACGCTGGGTGAGATCTGCGGCGTGCTGCGGGACGAGTGGGGGGTGTACACGGAGCCGGCGGGATTCTGA
- a CDS encoding DUF3817 domain-containing protein yields the protein MKKSVLTRYRVMAYVTGVLLILLCLGMIAKYLLDMDGAADFTRVVSIAHGWLYVIYLVFAFDLGAKAKWKVSKQLWVLLAGTVPTAAFFVERRISQELETKVAGAEAPAAAKA from the coding sequence ATGAAAAAGAGCGTGCTGACCCGCTACCGGGTCATGGCGTACGTCACCGGTGTGCTGCTGATCCTGCTCTGCCTCGGCATGATCGCCAAGTACCTGCTGGACATGGACGGTGCGGCCGACTTCACCCGCGTCGTCAGCATCGCGCACGGCTGGCTGTACGTGATCTACCTCGTCTTCGCCTTCGACCTGGGCGCCAAGGCGAAGTGGAAGGTCAGCAAGCAGCTGTGGGTGCTGCTGGCCGGGACCGTTCCGACCGCCGCGTTCTTCGTGGAACGCAGGATCAGCCAGGAGCTGGAGACCAAGGTCGCCGGCGCCGAGGCACCCGCGGCCGCCAAGGCGTAA